One Candidatus Nitrososphaera evergladensis SR1 genomic window, ACCACTGGTAATAACAGTGGATCGCCAAAAGCTGATGACTATTTGCAGACAATGTACAAGCAGGAGTCAGATGCCGCCAAAAAAGAGCTAGAGCGCAAAAAAGGCGACTTGGCATGGAACTTAAAGAGCTCGAAAGGCTACAATAGAGACTTCGATCTTAATTGGCAATGCAGCTAATCAAATACTCAAGTGTGCCGCAAAGGAGCAGTCCGACGTTATTGTAATCGGCAGTAACAGTCGAAATATTGTTGATAGAATTAGAGGGCTTGGCAGCGTGGCAAGAAAAGTAGCAGAGGATGCACCTTGTCAGGTTTTGATTGTTCGTTGAGTTCAGGAGGAGGCAAGGTTTCTCTGTAATGTCAACGAGTATTCTAAAATTTGAGCATATGCATGTTTCATAGTTAAATTGGAAAACAGGCTCGGCAATGGATAGTCTTAATTAACTATGCTAAACCCGATGGCAGACCCCATCTTTATCTCTGTTGTGATGTTAGTGGACCCGACGAAATGCTGCGACTCATCTAAGAGTATTGCGCATCTCTTGAACTGAAACGCAATAGGTTAAACTTTTCCTAGATATGCAGAATTTCTTTTCAACAAGCCTTGTCAATTTTCTCTATTACACATTGATATCCCATCGATATCCATCCTTCGATTACGATCTTTGTTACCTTGTACGACGACGGGTTGACTGCGTGGTTCATTAAATACACATAGCCATACTGGTTGTTGAACCACATCATTGGTGTAAGCTGCTCCAGAGTAAACTTGCAGCCCGCGTGCCTTGGTTCAGAGGAATCTTCGCACCACCACTTTTGAAACGCTTGGTGGCACTAAAAGCAAAAGAATACGGAAACAGAGTCCTCTCCGATTCGGCCCACCCTGGACTCATCAGGAGCCTTATAGAGGAGCATCAAGTCAGCGCTCAACCAATCAGATTCAACGAACAACTATCACAAATGACAGCCAAGAGCTCAAGAGCAATCAAGGAAGAACGAGTTAGAATACATCCAACATTCAAGGACCACCTGTTAGAGCAGCTAATGACAGCATTCTACGATGGAAGAGGGCATACTGACAAAATAAAGGGCACCTTCGACCTTGGAGACGCTTTTCTAATGAGAATTAGTAATTTCAGAACCGGAGAGCTTGAGGTAATCAACAACCTCTGCAACTTCAAAGTCTCCAAGATTTCTTCTGTGCCATTAATTTTATCCTAGACAGGACAATCATCTGCAACATAGATCTGCGAGACTCTTTTATCAAATTACCTCGAATATATCTCATGAAAAATAGAAGTAGGCTGGATATTGCAGCTGCAGTCCTAGACATCGCTGAAAGCGGAGCTAGGAAAACAGAAATAATGTATCAAGCGTTCCTTTCGTTTCCACAACTAGAGGAATACTTGGAAATTCTGCAAAGTAGAGGGATGCTAGAATATACCGCGGGCAAGAAAAGATACAATACCACAAAAGAGGGAAAGAAGTTCTTGCAGGGCTACAAAGAAGTAGGCAGGTTTCTTATGCCACAGTCCAACAAGCTAACAACGCCGGAAATCAATGAGCTTAGGCAAAGAAAGGATATGGTGGGGCAATGGAAAGCTGGGGAAGAAGTTACAATCACAAAATAGTTCAGGATTAATCCTGTTATTTTTCATCTTAAATTTCCTACTAATGCTATTCCTCATTACCTCATATCCGGGTTCATGAGACGCTATGCCATCGAAAAACGGTTGATAAATAGTCAGAAGATTCTAGTCATATCCGCGCTGTTAACGCTCGCTGGTAGCATTTTTGCGACGTACAAAATAAAGAACTTGGAAAAGAGACGCGGTATCAGTTAACAAAAATATCATTCTAAGCAGTATCTGATCCTGTCCTGTTATTATATGCCGACGATGAGGAGAGACGGGGACGGTTTGCAGGTGTTGGCCAGGTTGTTCTCTGTATTCATGATATAAGACGTTCGATTAACATAGTTATCTTGCACAAAAGATGCACATAATTTGATATAATATGTCAAATAATGCAGAAACTGTCGCATTTACGAATCATTAGGTAAGGAGCTAAGCATAAGCACTAAAACCTGACTATGTTAATTCCTCTTCGTGAGGTTTTGGATTGAATATCATACCATTGGTGGGCGGCATGACTTCTCACGAGTGACTTTCAGGAGTTCAAGAAAGCGCACGAGTTAACTGGACTGCCTCAGGCTCTGTTCATTCTAAGTTGTCTGCATCGAGGATTACCAGAAAGAGAAATTATCGAGAGGTTGGATAATGACTCGCAGCTCGTAGAAATTTGGATAAAGTTTCTTTCGGATATGGGCTGGCTAATCAAAGTTAGGTCAAATAACAGATGGTTACTTACAGACATGGGAAAGATTGAGCTAGCCGAGGAATGGACTCTTGTGGTAGCATAGCTTCATTACGTTAGTAGAATGTCGCTAGATTAACCTGGTTACGGCACTACTCTTTTAGTTTCTGCAGTTCACTTACCAATGACTAATTCACTAGATTCGCCTCTAAAGGATTAGTCATGCAACCTGTTCACAGGGGCCTGAAAGCTTGGGGTTAGAAAGCAAGTGAGTAATGCCTTTCTTTTTCACAAACTGAATTAGGAAACTGCCTGCGCTCCTGCTTAACATCATCGGAAGTTAGCAGAATGGATACACAACAGGGGCGCAGTAGATGTCCGGTATCCCCCTTGCTCTACTCTACATTTATTACTAATAAGATTATTGTATCTTGATCTTGTCGCTCTTTACTTAAAACATTACATATATGCTGCGCCGATCATGCAATTTCTGGCATCTTTTGATATAGAGTATGTTAGCGATCGAGTGGATGCGCAGTGATGTATCAATTCGTGAGGTGCAGAAGATGTGGAAAGAAGGATCTCTTAGGCATTAAACCAGGACAAAGCCTCGAGTGGTGGCGGTAGTGCAAGAGATATACTCTCACTTTACAATCAAAACGGGGCAAGATGCATGATTTGAGACTGCATGGGATACGCTTCCAAGCAGCAATTCCTTGACACCGCTGGTTCCGCTGCTTCCTACTATTATTAGGTCAGCATCACTCTGCTTTGCAGAAGTAATAATTACTTTGGCAGGGCTTCCTTCCTTTATCAAGTAATCGATTGTAATTGTCGTTGTCTCTCCAGCTCTGATTCCAAATTGCATTTCCACGCGAGATTTGAGCTGTGCAATCAAATGGTCCCCTTCCTTTCGCAAAGAGTCGGCCAACTGTGCGGCTGATACACCCTCTTCGCCTGCCACAGGAGGCGTAACCACGTGCAAGACCGAGATGTTTGCTCCTGTCACCATTGATAACCGCACTGCATAATCAAAGGCCCTAACAGCGTGCTCGGACTTGTCTACTGCGACTAGGATTTTTGTGAACGGTGCGACATTTCCTTCCAAGCCTCATCCTCATCCCATTGATTGTTCTTATATTCTGCATATGATGCACACCATATTAATTGCCTCTGCTGTCGCATCTTGCTTCCAAGGACCGGAGAAGCGCCTTACAGGCCAATGGGATGGCAGAGCAGTTGTCGGATGGTTTCTGCCAATTCCTTCACTTAAGTGGTCAGATTCATGAAAAAAGAGAAAAGGATCAAGCGTGCTAATTCCAGTGTATACAAAATGGATCGTGACTTTATCATACTTGCTGCCATCCTTGTAGCCATTGGCCTTGCGGGCATCTATGCGGGATTGATTAGTCATCCAATAATGTACATAAACTCGGCAGTTCTCTTTGGATATGCAGGCTATGTGACTTGGCAAAGCTTTAGAGTTCGGAAAGCTGCAACAACAAGGAGAAGAAAAAAGGAAGTGATCTAGAACCTTATGAAGAAGACTTCAAGGCAAGGATACAATCAAGAGATAAACTATGGTAACGCCGCCAAAGATGGCTAGCAATACTGCGCCAGTATATACGACGCTCTTCTTTGGAACATACACACCGCTTTCAATCTGTCTATTGCCATCTCTGTAGCTTTTGAGCGCGTAAAATATCAATCCCACTCCAAGGGCAATCATCATGACTCCAAGAATGGAAGAAAAGGAGTGTTCTGGGAGTACAATGTTTGTAGTAGTAGTAGAAGCCGTTGCCGCAGCCTCTCGCTGAATAACTAACTGAAACTCACGTAGGAAAAGGCCAAACCTTGCTACTACAAAACCGAGACCAATAAGAGCAATGGATGTCCTCAACCACGATAGAAAGGTTCTCTCATTTGCCAGGTATTGCTGTGTTAGGTCAATGGGTCTTCTTCCATCTTCCGGCATATCCTTAACTGTCCAATCTTCGTCTGCATTCCTTTAAAAACACGCCTTCCTTTCTCCTTCTCTTGTGCTTGAATGTTTTAAACAAAACTTCAAGCAGTAAAAGAGATAAAACTCCAATCATACGGGAATATCTTTGGAGGATTTTTACCGCCGTGTGCTCGATTCTGCTGAATCCACGCCGTAATCGCCCGTATTGCCAGACACAAGCTGTGACCCACATATGTACGCTTATTCATTTTGGTATAGAACATACAGAACGGCTGAGGGCCTATGAATTATACCAAGTGAAGAGAAGAGGGAAGAGCAGATTAGAGCCTAGTCCCTCATGTCACACGTCAAGCTCTTCTCGCTCCCACCTTTGCTCTCAGAAAACACCTCCGATTGCCAGGTTGCCCATGGGCATCATCTGAGGGGTAGAAACCGCGCTGGTGTTCGGGTCGACAGTCATCTTGTAGAGCGTCCCGCCGTTAACATCGGCGACTGTGATACTATAGACTACTCCTACATTTCCTCCCTCCGAGCCTTCAATTTCGCCTGCAATTGCTATGCCATTTGGAATCTGGTTTTCTGCTAGATTGGCAGCGTCAACCAAAGTTATAGTGAGGTTTCCAAAGGTCGTTACATTGCCCGCAGCAGCACCAAGCTCCACCAGGGGTCTACCTTCCGTAGACCTGGCAAGAACTCTTCCAGTACTAGGATCGACGTATACTTTGTAGGCTAGCTCGCTGTTCAGGTCGGCCACCGTTATGTTGTATACGAGCGAGTCCTGTACTGCATCCAAGCTGCCTGCAACCACCGTGCCATTAGTGACTTGTTCTTCTGCCAGGTCGGTCGCATCTACCAGCGTTGCATTGATGTGCTGATTCAAAAAGTCCTTCGCTGCTTGCTTGACGTTTATGGATCCATTCAGCTGCGGCATTGCAGTCGTCACATTGGAAGTATTAGAGTTAGTAGTATTATTATTGTCACTTGTGATAGGACCAGCCTGTGCAAAAGCGCTCAAGGGAGTGACCGTCGTTGCAGTCGATGTTGTCATCCCCATCCCTACAGACGGGAGAGCAGCAATCACCAAACCAATAATGATGGCGACAGCTGCCCGGGACCGCATTGCGAAATGCAAGAATGTTTTACTTCTGTCTGGACTTGACATCACTTCATATTCTTACAGTTTGCCATCTTAAAACTTGGGTAACATATTTGAGTATCAAATCTATATGAAACGTTCATAGCATAATTTTCTTATGCTGTGGCTAGGATGTCTTCGCCACTGTAACACAATATATGCATCCTAACTTTTTAAAGTTTGACATTCACACCATATAGATGATGTGACTCCTCGTAATTTTGCAAAAACCAATTGTTCTTTGTCAGTAGTGGCCATATCTGCTCTACTATGTGATGCATTTCTTTCGCATAAAGACGTTTTCCAAAATACGACTACTACTGCTATGGCAGTCGTCTATCATAAGGCAGATGAAACAGCTGCTATGCCTACTAATGATAATGTTATTGTTCTCAATCCAAAGGACAGCGATGTCAGGTCACGCCTTTTCCGATCTAGAGAAAGGACGTCTGACGGTAAAAAGAAGAAGCGGCAGGTCAAATTTCTGATTTGCGACTCTTGTTTCTGGTGCGCGTCGGTGATCTCAATGGAATCTTCACCCACGGCAGGAGAATCTCGGATCGTAAGCTGCCCTGTGTGCGATAGCAAACAAGTAGAATGGCTTCCCGTATCAACGGACAACTATCTTGATGATAACGACGAACCTTGTGAATGGCGACATTTTTGAAGCAGAGATAAAAGACCTCTAGACAAGATAAGGAACAAGGTACCTTTTGCGGACTAGGCAGAGGAGATTCATATCATATATGCATGTACACGCACTGGTATCAGAATACAAAGAAAGAGAGCTATAAAGGACGCTTGATGGAATGAGTAATTGATGGTTGAAAATGACAAGGCTGATGATTGTAATAATACTAATGATGATGCAATTGCAGCTGAATTAGATTCGATCTTGGACTCATATGCTGACGATGAAACAAGACCGCAGGACAATGTGCTTAATGAAGAGCAAGAACAAGAATTCTTGGCAAGATTCGAGCGGATAAAAGTCGAGGTAATCAAACCGACGATGGAGGAAATCGGAAAGTATCTTGAGAGAAAGGGACACTCTTATCAAATCAAGGACAATGCCAGCCCATACCATGACGAAAATCCAATAATAAAGATGGAGATCTATCCAAAAATCTCTGCTGCTGACGACGGCCGGCTACAGGAGCACGAGTTTCCCACCATCGCCTTCATAGCCGAGCCTGACATTGCAACAGTCGGAATAGAAGTCAGAGATGGCATGCCAAGACGGCCTGGGCTCACCAGAGGTCACACAACCAACCTTGAGTCCCTTACAAAGGAATACGTCCGAAACCAGATTATTACCGTGATAAAGATGAATTTTGTAAAGAGGCCTGCTCGCAA contains:
- a CDS encoding universal stress protein; the encoded protein is MLKCAAKEQSDVIVIGSNSRNIVDRIRGLGSVARKVAEDAPCQVLIVR
- a CDS encoding winged helix-turn-helix domain-containing protein translates to MKNRSRLDIAAAVLDIAESGARKTEIMYQAFLSFPQLEEYLEILQSRGMLEYTAGKKRYNTTKEGKKFLQGYKEVGRFLMPQSNKLTTPEINELRQRKDMVGQWKAGEEVTITK
- a CDS encoding universal stress protein, with translation MEGNVAPFTKILVAVDKSEHAVRAFDYAVRLSMVTGANISVLHVVTPPVAGEEGVSAAQLADSLRKEGDHLIAQLKSRVEMQFGIRAGETTTITIDYLIKEGSPAKVIITSAKQSDADLIIVGSSGTSGVKELLLGSVSHAVSNHASCPVLIVK
- a CDS encoding YidH family protein, with amino-acid sequence MPEDGRRPIDLTQQYLANERTFLSWLRTSIALIGLGFVVARFGLFLREFQLVIQREAAATASTTTTNIVLPEHSFSSILGVMMIALGVGLIFYALKSYRDGNRQIESGVYVPKKSVVYTGAVLLAIFGGVTIVYLLIVSLP
- a CDS encoding PepSY domain-containing protein, whose amino-acid sequence is MSSPDRSKTFLHFAMRSRAAVAIIIGLVIAALPSVGMGMTTSTATTVTPLSAFAQAGPITSDNNNTTNSNTSNVTTAMPQLNGSINVKQAAKDFLNQHINATLVDATDLAEEQVTNGTVVAGSLDAVQDSLVYNITVADLNSELAYKVYVDPSTGRVLARSTEGRPLVELGAAAGNVTTFGNLTITLVDAANLAENQIPNGIAIAGEIEGSEGGNVGVVYSITVADVNGGTLYKMTVDPNTSAVSTPQMMPMGNLAIGGVF